From Linepithema humile isolate Giens D197 chromosome 8, Lhum_UNIL_v1.0, whole genome shotgun sequence, one genomic window encodes:
- the LOC137001782 gene encoding uncharacterized protein isoform X1, whose translation MEEINGRKSGTIIYVYDDYTYNKDSRNPNILRCNTRRSTNCFGTLKVDKDGKIHLVQDHTHVPIKWKVRHFIMKQEMLQLCRDTSLPLKEIFDSVCRKYPEAATTLSYATLKTTLYRERIKLRQTLPKDMETLATNLSTYQPLDKFYKGNVTCSDGKKALIFTSNELLQELQKSTELYVDGTFNGIAMIFILCESRSSNMYRAIWNKILELVPMLQHNVKFIMSDYETAAMKVINEQFPAAAAAHGCWFHYNQALLRHWRRLGLMDAPRNILSMTMSMALVPSDCFEEALSFIQFEVDQISHEYPAVNDFLTYVRKTWLPLASKVSVYDCPVRTNNITETFHNIAGRKFSKSHENVWSFLDNLRILITDEEIKLKRLKTTETTGHYTTVKNRNRDNKILKMQNYFATGRLDLNNFLRFFNDKYENMIKDKLLSNETKSNTLHNIEDDTKINTKRKTPLQTLNYEEMNHSRTKYHKRRQNNVLNTDKENFNREHENTQKQDILKLPELKVILQRIDKVSKEEIKISSKESSKKRRRIRI comes from the exons atggAGGAAATAAATGGGAGGAAATCTGGTACAATAATTTACGTTTATGATGATTATACTTATAACAAGGATTCTCGTAatccaaatattttaagatgtaataCTCGTCGATCTACGAATTGTTTTGGTACCCTTAAAGTTGATAAAGATGGCAAAATACATTTAGTTCAAGATCATACTCATGTTCCAATAAAATGGAAAGTAAGGCATTTTATCATGAAACAAGAAATGCTGCAACTTTGTCGAGATACATCTTTAccattgaaagaaatatttgatagtGTCTGCAGAAA ATATCCTGAAGCAGCCACAACATTATCATATGCAACATTGAAAACTACATTGTACCGTGAAAGAATCAAACTTCGCCAAACTTTACCAAAAGATATGGAGACTCTTGCTACGAATTTATCAACTTACCAACCtcttgataaattttacaaaggaAATGTAACTTGCAGCGATGgaaaaaaagcattaatatttacaagtaaTGAGCTATTGCaagaattacaaaaatcaacaGAACTTTATGTCGATGGCACATTTAAT GGTATTGCTATGATCTTTATCCTGTGTGAAAGTCGTTCTAGTAATATGTACAGAGCTATTTGGAACAAAATTCTAGAGTTAGTGCCAATGCTTcaacataatgtaaaatttataatgagcGACTATGAGACAGCAGCCATGAAAGTGATAAATGAACAATttccagcagcagcagcagcacaTGGGTGTTGGTTTCACTATAATCAA GCACTTTTGCGTCATTGGCGGCGATTAGGCTTAATGGATGCAccaagaaacattttatcaatgaCTATGAGTATGGCATTGGTTCCTTCTGATTGTTTTGAGGAAGCACTTTCCTTTATACAATTTGAAGTCGATCAAATTTCTCATGAATATCCTGCtgttaatgattttttaacatatgtaCGCAAAACTTGGTTACCACTAGCATCAAAAGTCAGCGTTTATGATTGTCCTGTAAggacaaataatataacagaaaCTTTCCATAACATAGCAGGAAGAAAATTCAGTAAATCTCATGAAAACGTCTGGAGTTTCTTAG ATAAtctgcgaatattaataactgacgaagaaataaaactgaaaCGTTTAAAAACAACCGAAACTACTGGGCATTATACAACTGTTAAAAACAGAAAccgagataataaaatattaaaaatgcaaaactaTTTTGCAACAGGCAG gTTGGATCTCAACAATTTCTTACGTTTTTTCAAcgacaaatatgaaaatatgataaagGATAAATTACTTTCTAATG AAACAAAATCAAATACACTGCATAATATAGAAGAtgacacaaaaattaatacaaaaaggaaaacaccattacaaacattaaattatgagGAAATGAATCATTCACGtacaaaatatcacaaaagaagacaaaataatgtgttaaacaCTGATAAAG AAAACTTTAATAGAGAACACGAAAACACACAAAAACAAGATATCTTAAAATTACCAGAGTTAAAGGTGATTTTACAAAGGATAGATAAAGTATCaaaggaagaaataaaaatatcatcaaaaGAATCATCAAAAAAACGTCGcagaataagaatttaa
- the LOC137001782 gene encoding uncharacterized protein isoform X2 — protein MEEINGRKSGTIIYVYDDYTYNKDSRNPNILRCNTRRSTNCFGTLKVDKDGKIHLVQDHTHVPIKWKVRHFIMKQEMLQLCRDTSLPLKEIFDSVCRKYPEAATTLSYATLKTTLYRERIKLRQTLPKDMETLATNLSTYQPLDKFYKGNVTCSDGKKALIFTSNELLQELQKSTELYVDGTFNGIAMIFILCESRSSNMYRAIWNKILELVPMLQHNVKFIMSDYETAAMKVINEQFPAAAAAHGCWFHYNQALLRHWRRLGLMDAPRNILSMTMSMALVPSDCFEEALSFIQFEVDQISHEYPAVNDFLTYVRKTWLPLASKVSVYDCPVRTNNITETFHNIAGRKFSKSHENVWSFLDNLRILITDEEIKLKRLKTTETTGHYTTVKNRNRDNKILKMQNYFATGRLDLNNFLRFFNDKYENMIKDKLLSNENFNREHENTQKQDILKLPELKVILQRIDKVSKEEIKISSKESSKKRRRIRI, from the exons atggAGGAAATAAATGGGAGGAAATCTGGTACAATAATTTACGTTTATGATGATTATACTTATAACAAGGATTCTCGTAatccaaatattttaagatgtaataCTCGTCGATCTACGAATTGTTTTGGTACCCTTAAAGTTGATAAAGATGGCAAAATACATTTAGTTCAAGATCATACTCATGTTCCAATAAAATGGAAAGTAAGGCATTTTATCATGAAACAAGAAATGCTGCAACTTTGTCGAGATACATCTTTAccattgaaagaaatatttgatagtGTCTGCAGAAA ATATCCTGAAGCAGCCACAACATTATCATATGCAACATTGAAAACTACATTGTACCGTGAAAGAATCAAACTTCGCCAAACTTTACCAAAAGATATGGAGACTCTTGCTACGAATTTATCAACTTACCAACCtcttgataaattttacaaaggaAATGTAACTTGCAGCGATGgaaaaaaagcattaatatttacaagtaaTGAGCTATTGCaagaattacaaaaatcaacaGAACTTTATGTCGATGGCACATTTAAT GGTATTGCTATGATCTTTATCCTGTGTGAAAGTCGTTCTAGTAATATGTACAGAGCTATTTGGAACAAAATTCTAGAGTTAGTGCCAATGCTTcaacataatgtaaaatttataatgagcGACTATGAGACAGCAGCCATGAAAGTGATAAATGAACAATttccagcagcagcagcagcacaTGGGTGTTGGTTTCACTATAATCAA GCACTTTTGCGTCATTGGCGGCGATTAGGCTTAATGGATGCAccaagaaacattttatcaatgaCTATGAGTATGGCATTGGTTCCTTCTGATTGTTTTGAGGAAGCACTTTCCTTTATACAATTTGAAGTCGATCAAATTTCTCATGAATATCCTGCtgttaatgattttttaacatatgtaCGCAAAACTTGGTTACCACTAGCATCAAAAGTCAGCGTTTATGATTGTCCTGTAAggacaaataatataacagaaaCTTTCCATAACATAGCAGGAAGAAAATTCAGTAAATCTCATGAAAACGTCTGGAGTTTCTTAG ATAAtctgcgaatattaataactgacgaagaaataaaactgaaaCGTTTAAAAACAACCGAAACTACTGGGCATTATACAACTGTTAAAAACAGAAAccgagataataaaatattaaaaatgcaaaactaTTTTGCAACAGGCAG gTTGGATCTCAACAATTTCTTACGTTTTTTCAAcgacaaatatgaaaatatgataaagGATAAATTACTTTCTAATG AAAACTTTAATAGAGAACACGAAAACACACAAAAACAAGATATCTTAAAATTACCAGAGTTAAAGGTGATTTTACAAAGGATAGATAAAGTATCaaaggaagaaataaaaatatcatcaaaaGAATCATCAAAAAAACGTCGcagaataagaatttaa